Proteins encoded by one window of Thermobaculum terrenum ATCC BAA-798:
- the tmk gene encoding dTMP kinase, with protein sequence MFITFEGPEGSGKTTQARMLATALETLQCKVVLTREPGGTLVGEEIRKILLGPLGKDLDPKCILLLFSAARAQLVRHIIKPAIDSGKIVICDRYADSTRAYQWGGDGIPRDEVERAIQLGTEGLEPDITFYLDLSPEEGLRRRRTDSARGAESGWNSMDARELEFHQRVREAYLSLAKEYSSRFYVIDAAGRIEDIHRTIIEIVNKKLQSRIGGKV encoded by the coding sequence GTGTTCATAACTTTCGAAGGACCGGAGGGCAGTGGCAAAACTACTCAAGCTAGAATGCTTGCCACTGCCCTTGAAACACTGCAATGTAAAGTAGTACTAACCCGCGAGCCTGGGGGCACACTCGTAGGCGAAGAGATTCGAAAGATACTGCTCGGACCTTTAGGCAAAGATCTTGACCCTAAGTGCATTCTCCTGTTATTCTCTGCCGCAAGAGCACAGTTAGTCAGGCATATCATCAAGCCTGCAATAGACTCAGGTAAGATAGTCATATGCGACAGATACGCTGACTCCACCAGGGCTTATCAATGGGGGGGTGATGGGATACCAAGGGACGAAGTAGAAAGAGCCATACAGCTAGGGACTGAAGGCTTGGAGCCGGACATAACTTTCTACCTAGACTTAAGCCCGGAAGAAGGACTAAGACGACGCAGAACCGATTCGGCCAGAGGGGCAGAGAGCGGCTGGAACTCCATGGATGCCAGAGAGTTAGAGTTTCATCAGAGAGTTAGAGAAGCCTATCTATCCCTGGCTAAGGAGTACAGTTCAAGATTCTATGTAATAGATGCCGCAGGGCGCATCGAAGATATTCACAGGACTATAATCGAGATCGTCAACAAGAAGCTACAATCGCGCATAGGAGGGAAGGTTTGA
- a CDS encoding lysophospholipid acyltransferase family protein gives MVKLEVIGRENIPKEGPFIAAANHLSNLDPPLLMSQLPRVPRVMAKRELWRFPIAAAFFNWVEAIPIKREGYDRRALREAEEVLASGRPFGIFPEGTRSRTGKLQPGLPGVGMLAIRSKVPVVPIAFIGTNQVFKGRKFHPRTRIKMIIGKPISPEEIQQLGNAKAVTDYIMSRIAQMLPPDMRGVYSEEKFEKESERDLSSREEQSNV, from the coding sequence ATGGTCAAACTAGAGGTCATAGGTAGGGAAAACATCCCCAAGGAGGGTCCATTCATAGCCGCTGCTAATCACCTGAGCAACCTTGATCCTCCACTACTGATGTCGCAGTTGCCACGTGTTCCCAGAGTAATGGCCAAAAGGGAGCTATGGAGGTTTCCAATAGCCGCAGCTTTCTTCAACTGGGTTGAAGCCATTCCTATCAAGCGTGAAGGATACGATAGAAGAGCTCTTCGGGAGGCTGAAGAGGTGTTGGCTTCAGGAAGACCTTTTGGTATTTTCCCCGAAGGTACCCGCAGCAGAACAGGCAAGCTACAACCAGGATTACCAGGAGTAGGGATGCTAGCGATCCGATCTAAGGTACCTGTGGTTCCAATAGCCTTTATAGGTACTAACCAAGTTTTCAAGGGGCGCAAATTCCACCCAAGAACTAGAATAAAGATGATCATAGGAAAACCTATTTCTCCCGAAGAGATACAGCAATTAGGAAATGCCAAAGCTGTAACAGACTATATCATGAGCAGAATAGCTCAAATGCTTCCACCAGATATGCGTGGGGTATACTCTGAAGAAAAATTCGAGAAAGAATCTGAGAGAGATCTATCCTCTAGGGAGGAACAGAGTAATGTTTAG
- a CDS encoding lipoate--protein ligase family protein — MQSWRLILDRACDGATNMGIDEAMLAAVDEGKAPPTIRLYGWSPGCYSLGRFQPYSDLNEDARSIPGITWVRRPTGGRALYHSTSEVTYSIAAPLSDERVSGSVTESYRKISSCLVAGLRLLGADVQLAPKGDARLLRTNPACSTIPSQYELTYMGRKLIGSAQTRTRKALLQHGSIPLTDPQYKLFMGLSFPDNDTRLLAFQSSKNKATCLQEALGFVPEREDVEKALIEGFSLVWQLQLCVGDLTSYERQLAGQLANDKYRSLEWSCKK; from the coding sequence ATGCAAAGCTGGCGTCTGATATTAGATCGTGCTTGTGATGGTGCTACCAATATGGGCATAGATGAGGCCATGCTAGCGGCCGTAGATGAAGGCAAGGCTCCTCCTACTATACGGCTCTATGGTTGGTCACCTGGTTGCTACTCATTAGGAAGATTTCAACCATATTCTGACTTAAACGAGGATGCAAGATCTATTCCTGGTATAACTTGGGTAAGACGACCTACCGGAGGTAGGGCCCTTTATCACAGCACAAGTGAGGTTACCTACAGTATAGCAGCGCCTCTGTCTGATGAACGAGTGAGCGGTTCAGTAACTGAGAGTTATAGGAAGATATCCTCCTGTTTGGTTGCTGGTCTAAGGCTTCTGGGGGCAGATGTACAGCTTGCTCCAAAGGGGGATGCCAGGTTGCTCAGGACTAATCCTGCCTGCTCTACAATACCTTCACAATACGAGCTAACTTACATGGGTCGTAAGCTGATAGGTAGTGCTCAGACTAGAACAAGGAAAGCCCTCCTCCAACATGGTTCAATACCACTAACGGATCCTCAATATAAGCTGTTTATGGGGCTGAGTTTTCCAGATAACGACACCAGACTGTTAGCATTTCAGTCCAGCAAGAACAAGGCAACCTGCCTGCAGGAGGCTCTTGGTTTTGTACCGGAAAGAGAAGACGTGGAAAAAGCCCTGATTGAGGGGTTTAGTCTTGTCTGGCAGTTACAGTTGTGTGTAGGTGATCTCACCAGTTACGAAAGACAGCTTGCAGGGCAACTGGCAAACGATAAGTATAGATCCCTAGAATGGTCCTGTAAGAAATAG
- the fabZ gene encoding 3-hydroxyacyl-ACP dehydratase FabZ: MLEAEEIQKIIPHRYPFILVDRIIEIEYGVRAVGIKNVSANEPYFQGHFPGMPIMPGVLQVEALAQVGAVAILGMEENRGKLAYFAGIDDVRFRKPVKPGDVLTLEVVLDRVRGKIGTGKGVARVGDTVTTEGRFIFALGDWPGSE; encoded by the coding sequence GTGCTTGAAGCTGAAGAAATACAGAAGATAATCCCTCACAGGTATCCTTTCATACTAGTGGATAGAATCATCGAGATAGAATATGGGGTACGTGCAGTAGGAATAAAAAACGTGAGCGCTAATGAACCTTACTTTCAGGGGCACTTTCCTGGTATGCCCATAATGCCTGGTGTGTTACAGGTGGAAGCTTTGGCTCAGGTGGGTGCTGTAGCCATACTTGGCATGGAGGAAAATCGAGGCAAGCTTGCCTACTTCGCAGGTATAGATGATGTAAGATTCAGGAAACCAGTTAAGCCCGGGGATGTACTTACTCTTGAAGTGGTCCTGGATCGGGTCAGAGGTAAGATCGGCACAGGTAAAGGAGTAGCCAGGGTGGGTGATACTGTCACTACTGAGGGGAGATTCATCTTTGCTCTAGGCGACTGGCCTGGGAGTGAATAG
- a CDS encoding pseudouridine synthase gives MNEPIRLHKLLAQMGVASRRAAERMIAEGRVSVNGRIVNTPGAMASPEDEIRVDGKLVRQQPKMRYILLNKPAGVLSTAKDERGRKTVIDLLGQSNRVYPVGRLDKDSEGLMLLTNDGELAQRITHPRYGVHKQYMVEVEGYFSDRSLQDLLQGVELEDGFSKPLDAKIISRSRDKSKLLITMGEGRKRQVRRTLAALGYKVKRLTRVALGPLSLGNLKPGEYRELSDQEAKWLRSQLGLTPEISNIQQNHGR, from the coding sequence GTGAATGAGCCAATACGTCTACACAAACTGCTCGCACAGATGGGCGTTGCGTCCAGAAGAGCGGCGGAAAGAATGATAGCTGAGGGGAGAGTCTCAGTAAACGGTCGTATCGTCAATACACCTGGAGCGATGGCCAGTCCTGAAGACGAGATCAGGGTGGATGGCAAGCTGGTACGACAGCAACCCAAAATGAGGTACATACTGCTGAATAAGCCAGCAGGCGTACTGAGTACAGCAAAAGATGAACGAGGCAGAAAAACGGTTATAGATCTACTCGGACAATCTAACCGCGTCTATCCGGTGGGCAGGCTTGATAAGGATTCTGAAGGATTGATGCTACTCACCAACGATGGTGAGCTTGCCCAAAGGATTACTCATCCACGCTACGGTGTGCACAAGCAATATATGGTAGAGGTAGAGGGTTATTTCTCGGATAGATCGCTTCAAGACCTGCTGCAAGGTGTGGAGTTAGAAGACGGCTTCAGCAAGCCGCTAGATGCCAAGATCATCAGCAGATCCCGTGACAAGAGCAAGTTACTTATCACGATGGGTGAAGGTAGAAAGAGGCAGGTACGCAGGACCTTAGCAGCATTGGGTTACAAGGTAAAGAGGCTAACGAGAGTTGCACTGGGCCCGCTGAGCCTAGGTAATCTCAAACCTGGTGAGTACAGAGAACTAAGTGATCAGGAGGCAAAATGGCTAAGGAGTCAGCTGGGGCTAACTCCAGAGATATCCAACATTCAGCAAAACCACGGACGATAG
- a CDS encoding cyclic-di-AMP receptor, giving the protein MKLVIAIISSRDTNALLDALNREEIGATLINSTGGFLREGNATVFIGVEDERVNRVITILSQTCKTRTRLVSPSIPAIESGEYLPTGPIEVEVGGATIFVLPVERYVRI; this is encoded by the coding sequence TTGAAGTTAGTCATTGCAATTATCAGCAGTCGAGATACCAATGCACTGCTAGATGCACTCAACCGTGAGGAGATAGGAGCAACGCTCATCAACTCAACTGGAGGATTCCTCCGAGAAGGTAATGCTACCGTCTTTATTGGAGTGGAAGACGAGCGAGTAAATAGAGTCATCACCATTCTGTCGCAGACTTGTAAAACCCGAACTCGATTAGTAAGCCCCTCAATCCCGGCCATTGAATCCGGCGAATACTTACCTACCGGGCCTATAGAAGTAGAGGTGGGCGGCGCAACTATATTCGTCCTGCCCGTAGAAAGATACGTGCGCATATAA
- the folP gene encoding dihydropteroate synthase, translated as MRFIVRRITPRPDIIRAEASRLGATISTDEDYQPVVLRVSSEESLDDAILRYAENEGLAVLSGKEGALVIGSSQRCEWWAGRLASSYKDLSRQIRNVLRMNTPSVLYARDKTIELGSRTLVMGIVNISPDSFSGDGLEDISAAVSRVETFLDQGADIIDIGAMSTRPGSDPIPEEEEASRLKDLISRIRPMTDVPISADTYRLGPAQAALEAGADIINDVSGLRDPEMAKLVAAYEAGVVVMHMKGTPKDMQDNPQYDDLISEIYSELEAGVSRALDSGVRRESIIIDPGIGFGKTIEHNLEIIARLGEFKSMGYPVLIGTSRKGFIGRITGKDPQERKFGTAATVALSVAAGADIVRVHDVEQMLDVCLVADAIVRREFL; from the coding sequence ATGAGATTTATTGTTCGTAGGATAACCCCAAGACCAGATATCATTAGAGCTGAAGCTAGCAGGCTGGGAGCAACGATTAGTACAGACGAAGATTACCAGCCTGTGGTTCTTAGGGTATCGTCGGAAGAAAGCTTAGACGATGCTATTCTCAGATATGCTGAGAATGAAGGACTCGCTGTCTTGAGTGGAAAAGAAGGAGCCCTGGTGATAGGCAGCTCTCAGAGATGTGAGTGGTGGGCTGGGCGTTTGGCCAGTTCCTATAAAGACCTTTCAAGACAGATTCGTAATGTCCTAAGGATGAATACCCCTAGTGTGCTATACGCCAGGGACAAGACTATAGAGCTGGGATCTCGGACTCTAGTTATGGGGATTGTCAATATAAGCCCCGATTCGTTCTCTGGCGATGGCCTGGAGGATATATCGGCGGCGGTATCTCGGGTGGAGACCTTCCTCGATCAGGGAGCAGATATCATCGATATAGGCGCAATGAGTACCAGGCCGGGATCAGACCCTATCCCGGAGGAAGAGGAAGCAAGTAGGCTCAAAGACCTGATATCTCGGATTAGGCCTATGACTGATGTCCCTATTTCAGCGGACACCTACCGCTTGGGTCCAGCACAGGCTGCTCTGGAAGCGGGAGCGGATATCATTAACGATGTGTCTGGCCTGCGCGATCCAGAAATGGCTAAGCTAGTAGCTGCTTATGAAGCTGGTGTGGTTGTGATGCACATGAAGGGAACACCAAAAGATATGCAGGACAATCCTCAATACGATGACCTCATCAGCGAGATCTATTCTGAACTAGAGGCCGGGGTGAGTAGGGCGCTGGATTCAGGGGTGCGTAGAGAATCCATAATTATAGACCCTGGTATAGGTTTCGGAAAGACTATTGAACATAATTTAGAGATAATCGCTCGTCTTGGAGAGTTCAAGTCAATGGGTTATCCCGTGCTGATAGGTACTTCCAGGAAGGGGTTTATCGGCAGGATAACCGGGAAAGATCCTCAGGAGAGAAAGTTTGGCACGGCCGCAACTGTAGCACTTTCCGTGGCTGCTGGAGCTGATATAGTGCGAGTGCATGATGTTGAGCAGATGCTTGACGTGTGCCTTGTGGCTGATGCAATAGTGCGAAGGGAATTCCTGTAG
- a CDS encoding R3H domain-containing nucleic acid-binding protein gives MVHELRYEHNEEYTVTDDLDAMLAAIPPRISRPLKEMPDLPDLIEVVMDLGRLPEARFPHREVTLGDNEVTHEDLRYVISRIGSFGDDNRAGIERTLHRISAIRNRKGDVIGITCRVGRAVMGTINIIRDLVETGKSILILGRPGVGKTTMLREVARVLSEDLRKRVIIVDTSNEIAGDGDIPHPAIGRARRMQVPTPSMQHAVMIEAVENHMPEVIIIDEIGTELEAAAARTIAERGVQLIGTAHGNTLENLMMNPTLSDLIGGIQSVTLGDEEAKRRGTQKSILERKAPPTFNILVEIQDRDRVAIHPDVAETVDAILRGYEIKPEVRWRDATGKVHIERGVASYFQERPSRRLENRMDSGIDRKSVPVTTETQNIPRNTKQESEETLPEAQEPIIKPKKVYPFGVSRNKLEQAAIRMGVPIIIVKNLDEAEVVITVDNYYRKAPPAIKDAGTRGKSVYVLRTNSATHIERLLSSLFHIPIPVDPVLSAQYEAEEAAQKILNDEVPAVKLSPQTHSIRRMQHQIAERYNLQSRSSGKEPFRSVTLFKGE, from the coding sequence ATGGTGCACGAACTGAGATACGAACACAACGAAGAATACACAGTAACAGATGATCTGGATGCCATGCTTGCGGCTATTCCACCTCGTATCAGCAGGCCTCTCAAGGAGATGCCTGACCTACCTGATTTAATCGAGGTGGTAATGGACCTTGGCAGGCTACCTGAAGCTAGGTTTCCACATAGAGAGGTTACCCTAGGGGATAATGAGGTAACCCATGAGGATCTACGCTATGTCATAAGCAGGATCGGAAGCTTCGGGGACGATAACAGAGCGGGAATCGAGAGAACCCTGCATCGTATAAGTGCTATACGCAATCGTAAGGGAGATGTGATTGGTATCACATGCCGAGTGGGCCGGGCGGTTATGGGCACGATAAATATCATTCGTGACCTAGTAGAGACCGGCAAGAGCATCCTGATACTTGGCCGTCCTGGTGTTGGTAAGACCACCATGCTGCGTGAAGTCGCAAGGGTACTATCAGAAGACCTGAGAAAACGCGTGATAATAGTCGACACTAGCAACGAAATAGCTGGTGATGGTGATATACCACATCCAGCGATTGGACGTGCAAGAAGAATGCAGGTACCCACACCTAGCATGCAGCATGCTGTGATGATAGAGGCCGTGGAAAATCACATGCCCGAGGTCATCATAATCGACGAGATCGGGACTGAGCTTGAGGCAGCAGCAGCGCGTACTATAGCTGAGCGAGGCGTACAGCTGATAGGTACAGCACACGGTAATACGCTCGAGAACTTGATGATGAACCCTACCCTGTCGGACCTAATAGGCGGTATACAGTCCGTCACATTAGGCGACGAAGAGGCTAAGCGCAGGGGCACCCAGAAGAGTATCCTCGAGCGCAAAGCTCCTCCGACATTTAATATCCTTGTAGAGATACAAGATAGGGATAGGGTAGCCATACACCCAGATGTGGCTGAAACGGTAGACGCTATCCTTCGTGGCTATGAGATCAAGCCAGAGGTCAGATGGAGAGACGCTACTGGCAAAGTACATATCGAGAGAGGCGTAGCCTCGTATTTCCAGGAGCGTCCCTCCAGACGCCTCGAAAACAGGATGGACAGCGGAATCGATAGAAAAAGTGTCCCAGTAACTACTGAGACACAGAACATCCCGAGAAACACCAAGCAGGAAAGTGAGGAAACACTGCCCGAGGCTCAGGAGCCTATAATCAAGCCGAAGAAGGTCTATCCTTTCGGTGTAAGCCGCAACAAGCTGGAGCAGGCAGCTATCAGGATGGGAGTCCCTATCATAATAGTCAAGAATCTTGACGAGGCAGAAGTAGTTATTACAGTAGATAACTACTACAGAAAAGCGCCTCCAGCTATAAAGGATGCTGGGACGAGAGGCAAATCCGTATACGTACTGCGAACCAATAGTGCTACACATATAGAGCGCCTGCTGTCCAGCTTGTTTCACATACCGATTCCAGTAGACCCAGTACTGTCGGCTCAATACGAAGCCGAGGAGGCAGCACAGAAGATCCTGAACGATGAGGTTCCAGCCGTCAAATTATCTCCTCAAACACATTCCATAAGGAGAATGCAGCACCAGATAGCTGAGAGATATAATCTCCAGTCGCGTAGCAGCGGCAAAGAACCTTTTCGAAGCGTGACCCTCTTCAAAGGGGAGTAG
- a CDS encoding zinc ribbon domain-containing protein, which produces MIWIALALWTYKDSQSRSNNILVPILSTILVAATFFIGWLIYLMLRPSYTLEQVRLIKLRERESLAKASEVELCPRCKTRAQPEFKYCPICGLDLKSTCPNCRRSVRITWNICPYCGHQLEDLET; this is translated from the coding sequence ATGATATGGATAGCATTAGCCCTTTGGACGTACAAGGACTCGCAGAGCAGATCAAACAACATTCTAGTCCCTATACTCTCAACCATCCTGGTAGCAGCCACTTTCTTTATAGGATGGTTGATATATCTAATGCTGCGCCCCAGTTATACCCTTGAGCAGGTACGCCTAATAAAGCTCAGAGAAAGAGAATCACTCGCTAAAGCCTCTGAAGTAGAACTATGCCCAAGGTGCAAGACGCGCGCACAACCAGAATTCAAATACTGCCCGATCTGCGGATTAGATCTTAAGAGCACTTGCCCAAACTGCAGACGGTCGGTCCGAATTACATGGAACATATGCCCTTACTGTGGGCATCAGCTTGAAGACCTAGAAACCTAA
- a CDS encoding glycosyltransferase family 9 protein, giving the protein MSRRLLIVKLGDLGDAVILTAAVDAASSCLPEYSIDVLLGSAGGEVFACDERVNKVITFDRKLIEGIRAFTPRSIIAWIKLLWSVYRRHYDIVIFAHHMTTFLGTLKLFSIALASGAPLRAGIDNGRGWFLNASLPDQGFGAKCEGAYWRDIVLALAPCASGGNLGIKVCPESYAKVDSLLGNNIARPLIAVHHGLGGWIPGRAWRAELYAKVIDRLHQVLGGSFILIGGPEEVGGAEEVIKASRTELVNLVGKTSVQVLAAVLSRCDLYIGPDSGPMHVAEAVGTKIVSLWGPTNERAWGPCEEIGAPPSVCIRAPNRPKPSLYVGHKMGNVSQACDLGDIDPESVVDAAIRLLRSGGKVGCKR; this is encoded by the coding sequence TTGAGCAGGCGCCTACTTATTGTCAAACTAGGGGACCTGGGCGATGCAGTTATATTGACTGCGGCTGTGGATGCAGCTAGCTCCTGCCTGCCTGAATACAGTATAGATGTTTTACTCGGCAGTGCCGGAGGTGAAGTATTCGCCTGTGATGAAAGAGTCAACAAAGTAATAACATTTGATCGGAAGCTCATAGAGGGCATTAGGGCTTTCACACCTCGGTCGATCATCGCTTGGATAAAGCTCCTATGGTCCGTATACAGACGACACTACGATATCGTCATTTTTGCCCATCATATGACTACTTTTCTGGGTACCCTTAAGTTGTTCTCCATAGCACTTGCATCGGGCGCACCTCTTAGGGCTGGTATTGATAATGGTAGAGGGTGGTTTCTCAACGCTTCCCTGCCTGACCAGGGTTTTGGAGCCAAATGTGAGGGAGCTTACTGGCGGGATATAGTACTAGCATTAGCGCCTTGTGCAAGTGGTGGCAATTTGGGCATAAAGGTCTGTCCCGAGTCCTACGCCAAGGTTGATAGCTTATTGGGAAATAACATAGCTAGACCATTAATAGCTGTGCACCATGGTCTAGGAGGATGGATCCCAGGACGCGCATGGCGTGCGGAGCTTTACGCCAAGGTTATTGATAGACTACATCAAGTTTTGGGTGGTAGCTTCATCCTTATTGGAGGACCTGAAGAGGTAGGAGGGGCTGAGGAGGTAATCAAAGCCTCAAGGACAGAGCTGGTAAACTTAGTTGGTAAGACTAGCGTGCAAGTTCTAGCTGCAGTGCTTTCTAGATGTGACCTTTATATAGGTCCCGATTCCGGTCCTATGCACGTAGCCGAGGCAGTGGGCACCAAGATAGTCTCACTGTGGGGACCCACCAATGAGCGGGCTTGGGGGCCATGTGAAGAAATAGGTGCACCACCCTCTGTATGCATAAGGGCACCTAACAGACCGAAGCCTTCTCTATATGTGGGGCATAAAATGGGTAATGTTTCTCAAGCCTGTGATCTTGGAGATATAGATCCCGAATCTGTGGTGGATGCTGCCATAAGATTATTGAGGAGCGGAGGTAAAGTTGGCTGTAAAAGGTAA
- a CDS encoding 6-phosphofructokinase, producing the protein MAVKGNLIVGQSGGCTAVINSSLVGVVQTALKSPAVGEVYGMLHGVEGLFRSEVVDLRAEPDGVWEEIKKTPSAALGSNRYKLSDDDIDRALQILRSLDVRYFIYIGGNDSADTAHRIALAAQAANYELYAVAVPKTIDNDLPYTDHSPGYGSIARFISTVTQEIGLDTEAMRRVDPVKILEVMGRDAGWVAASSILGKVRETDAPHLIYVPERPLVREKFLEDVENCYRKYGYVLVVVAETVRDENGNHIARVDPVFSQDAFGHKYISGTAAYLADLVSRDLGLRARYDKPGTIQRMSMAMASQVDLEEAYMVGRYAVEEVTKGTTNRMVTIERISNDPYMSKPGLVELEKIANQQKLLPEEYISPEGNFVTKAFVEYAMPLIGGSAVSFPRLQGKRIALKTI; encoded by the coding sequence TTGGCTGTAAAAGGTAACCTGATAGTAGGTCAATCCGGTGGCTGTACGGCGGTTATAAACTCCAGTTTGGTCGGAGTGGTTCAGACTGCCCTGAAGAGTCCTGCTGTGGGTGAAGTTTACGGTATGTTGCACGGTGTGGAAGGTTTGTTCCGTAGCGAGGTAGTAGACTTGCGAGCTGAGCCTGACGGTGTATGGGAAGAAATCAAGAAAACACCATCTGCTGCACTAGGCTCCAATCGTTACAAGCTCTCTGATGATGATATAGATCGAGCTCTACAGATCCTGCGCTCTCTGGATGTAAGGTACTTTATTTATATAGGTGGTAACGATTCCGCAGATACAGCCCATAGGATAGCCTTAGCAGCTCAAGCAGCAAATTACGAATTATATGCGGTAGCTGTGCCGAAGACCATAGATAACGACCTTCCATACACAGACCACTCTCCCGGCTATGGAAGCATAGCTCGATTTATCTCCACAGTCACCCAGGAGATTGGTCTAGACACCGAAGCCATGCGTAGGGTAGATCCAGTCAAGATCCTAGAGGTTATGGGTAGGGATGCTGGATGGGTAGCTGCCTCATCGATCCTTGGTAAGGTCAGAGAGACGGATGCGCCACATCTTATATATGTGCCTGAGCGGCCATTAGTTAGGGAGAAGTTTCTGGAAGACGTTGAGAATTGCTATCGGAAGTACGGCTATGTGCTGGTTGTAGTTGCCGAAACAGTGCGAGATGAGAACGGCAACCATATAGCTAGGGTTGATCCGGTATTTAGTCAAGACGCTTTCGGTCACAAGTATATCTCAGGCACCGCAGCTTATCTTGCTGATCTTGTTAGCCGTGATCTGGGACTACGAGCTCGGTACGATAAGCCGGGCACCATCCAGAGGATGTCTATGGCAATGGCTAGCCAGGTGGATCTGGAAGAGGCTTATATGGTGGGACGATATGCTGTAGAAGAGGTTACCAAGGGTACTACCAACCGCATGGTAACCATAGAACGGATATCAAACGACCCCTATATGAGTAAGCCTGGTCTGGTAGAGCTGGAGAAGATAGCCAACCAGCAAAAACTTTTACCTGAGGAATACATCTCGCCAGAGGGCAATTTCGTTACAAAGGCGTTTGTGGAGTACGCAATGCCACTTATTGGTGGGAGTGCCGTGAGCTTTCCGCGCCTGCAAGGCAAGAGAATAGCCCTGAAGACAATCTAG
- a CDS encoding MogA/MoaB family molybdenum cofactor biosynthesis protein — MFRAAIVTASDRGFAGVREKDESAEVIRDMLKDLPIEIVSYQVVPDDLNKIASTLLTLSTREDVHLILTTGGTGLSPRDVTPDATLQIIDYEVPGIAEAMRLEGLKHTPMSMLSRAVAGVRSDTLIINLPGSPKGVRESLSAIIPALVHALEKLSGDEEDCYPQPENN; from the coding sequence ATGTTTAGAGCCGCAATAGTAACTGCATCGGATCGAGGTTTTGCAGGAGTCAGAGAGAAGGACGAGAGCGCAGAAGTTATACGCGATATGTTAAAGGACCTGCCAATCGAAATCGTTTCGTATCAAGTAGTGCCAGACGATCTAAACAAGATAGCCTCAACCTTGTTGACACTATCCACCCGTGAGGACGTTCATCTCATATTGACCACTGGAGGCACAGGACTATCACCCAGAGACGTTACACCTGATGCAACACTACAGATCATAGACTATGAGGTACCAGGTATAGCAGAGGCAATGAGATTGGAGGGATTGAAGCATACCCCCATGTCCATGCTCTCGAGAGCAGTTGCTGGAGTAAGATCTGACACCCTAATTATAAATCTGCCAGGCAGCCCCAAGGGCGTAAGGGAATCTCTTTCTGCCATCATACCAGCTTTAGTGCACGCGCTGGAAAAGCTCTCAGGAGATGAAGAAGATTGCTATCCACAACCAGAAAATAACTAG
- the cmk gene encoding (d)CMP kinase: protein MAKESAGANSRDIQHSAKPRTIAIDGPSGVGKSTIGRLLADRYGYLFFDTGVLYRALALKAIEKNVDPTDEEALANIASSMRVDVLPSPATSHSMYKVIVDGSDVTDRLRSSEVENIVSIVSAHPKVRQSLLEHQRRIAKSGPSVVVGRDIGTVVLPDAQLKIYLDAAPEERANRRYRELLSRGVNTTYEQVLMDIHRRDKLDSSRAASPLRVPKDAVVIDTTGKNIQEVLAEVEHWM from the coding sequence ATGGCTAAGGAGTCAGCTGGGGCTAACTCCAGAGATATCCAACATTCAGCAAAACCACGGACGATAGCCATAGACGGGCCATCTGGAGTCGGAAAGAGCACCATAGGCAGACTTTTGGCGGATCGATACGGATATCTATTCTTCGATACAGGGGTTCTCTACCGAGCACTAGCGCTCAAGGCAATTGAGAAGAACGTAGATCCCACAGATGAAGAAGCTCTGGCTAATATCGCATCAAGTATGAGAGTGGACGTATTACCTTCGCCTGCAACTTCTCACTCCATGTATAAGGTAATAGTTGATGGAAGCGACGTTACCGACAGGCTACGCTCCTCTGAGGTCGAAAATATAGTCTCAATCGTATCAGCGCACCCAAAAGTAAGACAGTCCTTGCTGGAGCATCAAAGGCGTATAGCGAAATCTGGCCCGAGCGTAGTCGTAGGCAGAGACATAGGCACAGTCGTCCTGCCGGATGCACAACTAAAGATCTATCTAGACGCCGCACCAGAGGAGAGAGCCAATCGAAGATACAGAGAGCTTTTATCTCGGGGGGTAAACACCACCTACGAGCAGGTGCTCATGGACATCCACCGCAGGGATAAGCTGGACTCAAGCAGGGCAGCTTCTCCACTAAGGGTACCTAAGGATGCGGTAGTAATAGATACTACCGGTAAGAATATCCAGGAAGTATTAGCAGAGGTGGAGCATTGGATGTAA